ttttggtggtgatcgggggtgggggggcccacggggggggggccactgatcagccttggcggaggtctgcgctctccgagtgcttctagtttcacagtgtaatcttatttttttctcttaaattttttccacataatttttcacaaagaaaatttgtcgtcattatttataggttattgtgttgttattttgactgtagatcacattggtctgtatgtggaacctgaaccaaaacgatttggacaacctggactgttcaggttcatttttgcactttcatcccacgggcccgaatggaacctttggcaggggggccagatttggtccccgggccgcatgtttgacgcctgtgttcTAGACTTTCCCTGTACCCCCCCCCCTTCATATGAGGCTGGTTCTGCTCGTAGATATCTCCCTGTTGGCCTGGCTTATCTCTCTTCCAGACACGTTGAATACTCTGACAGCTCGACTGCCCAGTCTCCTGGCTCTGCTCATCCtcatcctctgcctcctcctctgctcccgTCTCCTCTTTAGGTAGACCAGTGTACTGTAGCTCACCACAGCCAGAGTCATCCCTGTCCCAGCGGCCATCAGTACCAGACCAGACACCAGCATATCGCCTCTGTCTTGGCCTTGGCTGCCCACTGTGACCATACACAGCAGCACCGTCCCACAGAGAGTGACTGCCAGACCCACAGCCAGGATGAGGGCGGGGTCAGCCCGTCCGCCGCTCTTCAGCTGGTCGATCCGACGCCTGCTCCGGACGCAGTTCATGTCCTGGATGGCAGAGCTGAGGAGCTGCTTGAGCAGAACAGCAAGGGACAAGAGGCATAATGTGGTGCCCACTCCGAGACGCCATTCCCCAGACAGGCTGGTGGTGGTGGACAGCAGACCAACCCcacccaggcccaggcccagtaTGAGAGCCACCGAGGCGCAGTAGCACAGCAGGGAACGCCGTGGCTCTCTGGACCACCACAGCTCCACCTGATCATCCAAGACACGATGATGGATCAGAGCAGGGTCCAACTGGTAGCGAAGGACCGGATGGATCACATGATGGGATTGGTAGAAAGTTTGCAGATCAGACACGGCAGCCATCCCAAGTGGACTTACCTAGTAACAAGCAGAATTTGGTTTGGAAAGAATTTAACACTCCATCTAATTATGGTACAGAAAGAAATAAttattaaaggggtcacattgtgcaaaatccacttttattagactttggtacctttatttgtgtatttggaccctaatagttccaaaagtttgaatttgaacgctctaggtgctgcaaagctatccttatattcattttggcaaaaatcaagtggatttctacaacctgttttaattccttcttaaccctgtaaagcagggctgtcatactcattttagttcaggggccacattcagcctaatatgatctaaagtgggccggaccagtaaaataatataaataataggatgagaacttttgagtgaaaaaaggaaattctgtaataaaaatgtttaaatctatgaactgcacttgaacataacatgaacaaatatgaacaacctaaaaatttgttagtaaaataagtgcaatgttaacaatattaaaccttagtttattatttatccatatgcatcacaacttagagatcacagtggatctacaaatacacaaaacattt
The DNA window shown above is from Sphaeramia orbicularis chromosome 17, fSphaOr1.1, whole genome shotgun sequence and carries:
- the tmem125b gene encoding transmembrane protein 125, which codes for MAAVSDLQTFYQSHHVIHPVLRYQLDPALIHHRVLDDQVELWWSREPRRSLLCYCASVALILGLGLGGVGLLSTTTSLSGEWRLGVGTTLCLLSLAVLLKQLLSSAIQDMNCVRSRRRIDQLKSGGRADPALILAVGLAVTLCGTVLLCMVTVGSQGQDRGDMLVSGLVLMAAGTGMTLAVVSYSTLVYLKRRREQRRRQRMRMSRARRLGSRAVRVFNVSGREISQANREISTSRTSLI